In Cervus elaphus chromosome 5, mCerEla1.1, whole genome shotgun sequence, the following proteins share a genomic window:
- the RASAL1 gene encoding rasGAP-activating-like protein 1 isoform X7, whose product MLEDVRGRCLRCHVLQARDLAPRDISGTSDPFARVFWGSQSLETSTIKKTRFPHWDEVLELREIPGSPSPLRVELWDWDMVGKNDFLGMVEFPPQVLQHNPPNGWFRLQPFPRAEEDSGGSLGALRLKVRLTEDCVLPSQYYQPLRELLMESVLGLAEGPRPPLLPPVLVQEDAASPLAVLEELTSGDCRQELATKLVKLFLGQGLTGPFLDYLTRREVARTTDPNTLFRSNSLASKSMEQFMKLVGMPYLHEVLRPVINRVFEERKYVELDPCKMDLGRTRRISFKGAPSEEHVREASLGLLTGYLGPIVDAIVGSVGRCPPAMRLAFKQLRQRVEERFPQAEHEDVKYLAISGFLFLRFFAPAILTPKLFDLRDQHADPQTSRSLLLLAKAVQSIGNLGQQLGQGKELWMAPLHPFLLQSISRVRDFLDQLVDVDGKAEAGGPARALVPPSVTVREGYLLKRKEEPAGLATRFAFKKRYFRLSGEMLSYSKSPEWQMRASIPVSHIRAVERVDEGAFQLPHVMQVVTQDGAGALHTTYLQCKNVNELNQWVSALRKASAPNPDKLASCHPGAFRSGHWTCCLQAKRSASGCSRTHSAVTLGDWSDPLDPDAETQMVYRQLLLGRDRLRMKFLEDSNMHTTLEADPEQGSRAMEGACTDALARQREAAARLLEVLADLDQAHEEFQQQEQGKVVWGPLRP is encoded by the exons GGACCTGGCCCCCCGAGACATCTCTGGCACGTCTGACCCATTTGCGCGTGTGTTTTGGGGCAGCCAGAGCTTGGAGACTTCG ACCATTAAGAAAACTCGCTTCCCACACTGGGATGAGGTGCTGGAGCTGCGGGAGATTCCAGGTTCCCCATCCCCTCTGCGAGTGGAACTCTGGGACTGGGACATGGTTGGCAAGAATGACTTCTTGGGAATG GTGGAGTTCCCCCCACAGGTCCTGCAACACAACCCGCCCAATGGCTGGTTCCGCCTCCAGCCCTTTCCCAGAGCAGAGGAGGATTCTGG CGGCAGCTTGGGTGCTCTGAGGCTGAAGGTGCGTCTGACCGAGGACTGTGTCCTGCCCTCACAGTACTACCAGCCACTCAGGGAGCTGCTCATGGAGTCGGTGCTGGGGCTGGCAGAG ggccccaggccacctctcctgcctcctgtccTTGTGCAGGAGGATGCCGCCAGCCCTTTGGCTGTCCTGGAGGAGTTGACCTCGGGGGACTGCCGCCAGGAGCTGGCCACCAAGCTGGTGAAGCTCTTTCTGGGCCAGGGCCTGACTGGACCCTTTCTGGACTATCTCACCCGACGCGAGGTGGCACGGACCA CTGACCCCAACACCCTCTTCCGTTCTAACTCCCTGGCGTCCAAGTCAATGGAACAGTTTATGAAG ctcgtGGGCATGCCCTATCTGCATGAGGTCCTGAGGCCAGTGATCAACCGCGTCTTCGAGGAGAGGAAGTACGTGGAGCTGGATCCCTGCAAGATGGACCTGGGCCGCACCCG gagaatctccTTCAAGGGTGCACCCTCCGAGGAACATGTGCGGGAGGCCAGCCTGGGGCTGCTGACGGGCTACCTGGGGCCTATCGTGGACGCCATTGTGGGATCCGTGGGGCGCTGCCCGCCCGCCATGCGCCTCGCCTTCAAGCAGCTGCGCCAGCGCGTGGAGGAGCGTTTTCCCCAGGCGGAGCATGAG GACGTGAAGTACCTGGCCATAAGCGGCTTTCTCTTCCTGCGATTCTTCGCACCTGCCATCCTCACCCCGAAGCTGTTTGACCTCCGGGACCAGCACGCGGATCCCCAGACCAGCCGCTCACTGCTGCTGCTTGCCAAG GCTGTGCAGAGCATCGGAAATCTAGGCCAGCAGCTGGGCCAGGGCAAGGAGCTATGGATGGCCCCCCTACACCCCTTCCTGCTGCAGAGTATTTCCAGGGTGAGAGACTTCCTGGACCAGCTGGTGGACGTGGATGGGAAGGCGG AGGCTGGGGGCCCAGCCAGGGCCCTGGTCCCGCCTTCAGTGACCGTCCGAGAAGGCTACCTGCTCAAGCGCAAGGAGGAGCCCGCCGGCCTGGCCACACGCTTTGCCTTCAAGAAGCGCTACTTCCGGCTCAGCGGGGAGATGCTCTCCTACTCCAAGAGTCCCGAGTGGCAG ATGCGCGCCTCCATCCCCGTGTCGCACATCCGAGCCGTGGAGCGCGTGGACGAGGGCGCCTTCCAGCTGCCGCACGTGATGCAGGTGGTGACGCAGGACGGCGCAGGGGCGCTGCACACCACCTACCTCCAGTGCAAG AATGTGAACGAGCTCAACCAATGGGTGTCGGCCCTGCGCAAGGCCAGCGCCCCCAACCCGGACAAGCTGGCTTCCTGCCACCCCGGTGCCTTCCGCAGTGGGCACTGGACCTGTTGTCTCCAGGCcaagcgctcag CTTCTGGCTGCAGCCGCACGCATTCGGCCGTCACCCTGGGGGACTGGAGTGACCCACTGGATCCTGATGCTGAGACCCAGATGGTGTATCGGCAGCTGCTTCTGGGGCGGGACCGGCTCAG GATGAAATTCCTGGAGGATTCCAACATGCATACAACTCTGGAGGCAGACCCAGAGCAGGGCTCCAGGGCCATGGAAG GGGCCTGTACTGATGCCCTGGCTCGGCAGAGGGAGGCAGCTGCCCGCCTGCTGGAGGTGCTCGCAGACCTGGACCAAGCCCATGAGGAATtccagcagcaggagcaggggAAAGTGGTTTGGGGCCCCCTGAGGCCCTGA